A window of the Cellvibrio sp. pealriver genome harbors these coding sequences:
- a CDS encoding type II secretion system F family protein, which produces MALASTTKPASSSAAKTKTAAAKTKQIPTSNTYVYKGVDKKGNKIQGEMNGGSPTIVKTLLAKQGITVRTISKKPKPLFGAGGKAIKPADIAVFSRQMATMMKAGVPLVQAFDIVADGLENPNLRKLVLQIRDSVAAGGGFANSLKEHPKYFDELFCNLVDAGEQAGALETMLDRIATYKEKTEALKAKIKKALTYPIAVIIVAIVVTGILLVKVVPQFAETFSGFGADLPAFTLFVLHLSELAQNYWFIILIGMAAGGFAFKEAVRRSSAFAYLVDKYVLRIPIVGKIIYLSIMARFARTLGTTFAAGVPLIDALTSVAGAAGNKIYANAIIKVREDVSTGIQLNTALKASGIFPTLLIQMSAIGEESGALDAMLDKVAVYYEEAVDNMVDTLTSLLEPMIMSVLGILVGGLMVAMYLPIFQLGAVV; this is translated from the coding sequence ATGGCACTAGCATCGACTACAAAACCCGCCAGCTCCTCAGCAGCAAAAACAAAAACTGCGGCGGCCAAAACAAAACAAATCCCTACCAGCAACACCTATGTATATAAAGGTGTTGATAAAAAAGGAAATAAAATCCAGGGAGAAATGAATGGCGGTAGCCCTACTATTGTTAAAACACTGTTAGCCAAACAAGGCATTACGGTAAGGACCATATCCAAAAAGCCCAAACCCTTATTCGGTGCAGGTGGCAAGGCAATCAAGCCTGCAGACATAGCTGTATTTTCTCGCCAAATGGCGACAATGATGAAAGCAGGTGTTCCGTTAGTTCAAGCCTTCGATATTGTTGCGGACGGTCTGGAAAATCCCAACCTGCGCAAATTGGTTTTGCAAATTCGCGACAGCGTGGCAGCGGGCGGCGGTTTTGCCAACTCACTTAAAGAGCACCCTAAATACTTCGATGAACTGTTTTGTAATCTGGTTGATGCAGGGGAGCAAGCGGGTGCGCTGGAAACCATGCTTGACAGAATCGCAACATACAAAGAAAAAACCGAAGCATTAAAAGCAAAAATCAAAAAAGCTCTCACCTATCCTATTGCAGTTATTATTGTTGCGATCGTTGTGACCGGGATATTACTTGTCAAAGTAGTACCACAATTTGCAGAAACCTTTAGCGGATTTGGAGCGGACCTGCCCGCATTTACATTATTTGTATTGCACTTATCTGAATTAGCACAAAACTACTGGTTTATTATTCTTATCGGAATGGCTGCAGGCGGGTTTGCTTTTAAAGAAGCGGTTAGACGATCCAGCGCATTTGCTTATCTCGTCGATAAATACGTCTTACGGATTCCGATCGTTGGCAAAATCATTTATCTGTCGATTATGGCTCGATTCGCAAGAACATTAGGAACCACATTTGCTGCGGGTGTACCTCTAATTGATGCCCTGACATCTGTTGCCGGTGCAGCGGGAAATAAAATTTACGCAAATGCGATTATTAAAGTTCGCGAGGATGTTTCTACAGGTATTCAGCTGAATACCGCATTGAAGGCCAGCGGGATATTCCCAACGCTATTAATTCAAATGTCAGCGATTGGTGAAGAGTCAGGTGCGCTGGATGCAATGCTTGATAAAGTTGCTGTTTATTATGAAGAAGCCGTTGATAACATGGTTGATACGCTCACATCCTTGCTTGAACCAATGATCATGTCAGTGCTAGGCATATTGGTTGGTGGCTTGATGGTCGCAATGTACCTTCCCATTTTCCAACTCGGGGCGGTTGTATAA
- the pilB gene encoding type IV-A pilus assembly ATPase PilB, producing the protein MNNPASTASLNGLARRLVADNLLDAEIAAKTVTQAKKEGVPFVDMLVSKEILDARTIARVASEEFGSPVFDLSAINKDSIPLKLVDEKLIRKHHTLPIARRGNRLFLAVTDPTDLHALDEIKFNTGINTEAVLVEADKLRAAIEHYLNAQDGNLSDALGGLDENLDDLDIQSVDNGSGNDEPSEADEAPIVKYINKVLLDAIKIGASDIHFEPYEKSYRIRFRTDGVLTEMSRPPVNLATRMAARLKVMSQMDISERRLPQDGRIKLKVSKTRAIDFRVNTLPTLFGEKIVLRILDPSSAKLGIDALGYEDDQKKLYLDALAQSQGMILVTGPTGSGKTVSLYTGLNILNTSEVNISTAEDPVEINLEGINQVQMNTKVGLTFAEALRSFLRQDPDIIMVGEIRDLETAEIAIKASQTGHLVLSTLHTNSAPETLTRLLNMGVPAFNVATSVSLIIAQRLARRLCTVCKKPATDIPPDILTQEGFDEIGIPRAEFQLFHPVGCDKCNGGYKGRVGVYEVVRITPLIANLIMEGGNSLQIARAAKEAGFNNLRVSALRKVAMGLTSLEEANRVTKD; encoded by the coding sequence ATGAATAATCCAGCAAGCACAGCTTCTTTGAATGGTTTGGCTCGCCGCTTGGTAGCTGACAATCTGCTCGATGCTGAAATAGCCGCTAAAACAGTGACGCAAGCGAAAAAAGAAGGTGTTCCTTTTGTTGATATGTTGGTCAGCAAAGAGATTCTGGATGCGCGAACAATTGCCAGGGTTGCATCAGAAGAATTTGGCTCACCAGTGTTTGATTTATCAGCCATCAACAAAGATTCTATTCCGCTAAAACTGGTTGATGAGAAGCTGATTCGCAAGCATCACACACTCCCCATTGCCCGGCGCGGCAATCGCCTTTTTTTAGCAGTCACTGACCCCACAGACTTACACGCATTAGATGAAATTAAATTCAACACCGGTATTAATACCGAAGCGGTGTTGGTAGAGGCTGATAAGTTACGTGCAGCAATAGAGCATTATTTGAATGCTCAGGATGGGAACCTGAGCGATGCGCTGGGAGGGCTTGATGAGAATCTGGATGACCTTGATATTCAATCGGTGGATAACGGAAGTGGTAATGATGAACCCTCCGAAGCAGATGAAGCACCTATCGTTAAATACATCAATAAAGTGTTGTTGGATGCGATAAAAATAGGCGCATCCGATATTCACTTTGAGCCCTATGAAAAAAGTTATCGCATTCGTTTTCGTACAGATGGCGTACTTACTGAAATGTCTCGCCCACCCGTGAATTTAGCCACGCGTATGGCGGCACGCTTGAAAGTAATGTCGCAGATGGATATCTCCGAGCGTAGGCTGCCGCAAGACGGACGCATCAAATTGAAAGTATCCAAAACCCGCGCTATCGATTTCCGGGTTAATACATTACCTACATTATTCGGCGAAAAAATCGTACTGCGTATTCTTGACCCCAGCTCTGCAAAACTGGGGATTGATGCGTTGGGTTATGAAGATGACCAGAAAAAACTGTATTTGGACGCGCTAGCCCAATCACAGGGCATGATTTTGGTAACAGGGCCAACAGGTAGCGGTAAAACCGTATCGCTTTATACTGGCCTTAATATTCTAAATACATCGGAAGTGAATATTTCTACTGCAGAAGATCCGGTGGAAATTAACCTGGAAGGTATCAATCAGGTTCAAATGAACACCAAAGTGGGGCTCACATTTGCAGAGGCTCTTCGCTCCTTCTTGCGTCAGGACCCGGATATCATCATGGTGGGTGAGATTCGTGATTTGGAGACCGCAGAAATTGCAATTAAAGCATCACAAACAGGTCACTTGGTACTATCAACCCTCCACACCAACTCCGCCCCCGAAACACTGACACGTCTTTTAAATATGGGCGTTCCAGCGTTTAACGTTGCAACGAGTGTAAGCTTGATTATTGCCCAGCGTCTGGCTCGCCGGCTTTGCACTGTCTGCAAAAAGCCCGCAACCGATATCCCACCAGATATCCTGACTCAGGAGGGGTTTGACGAAATAGGTATCCCGCGCGCAGAATTCCAGTTATTCCACCCTGTTGGCTGCGATAAATGCAACGGTGGTTATAAGGGGCGCGTGGGGGTATATGAAGTGGTTCGCATCACCCCGCTGATTGCGAACCTTATAATGGAAGGCGGTAATTCACTCCAAATTGCTCGCGCGGCCAAAGAAGCAGGCTTTAATAATTTACGGGTATCCGCATTGCGTAAAGTCGCAATGGGATTAACCAGCCTCGAAGAGGCCAACCGAGTCACCAAGGATTAA
- a CDS encoding pilin — protein sequence MKKSMQKGFTLIELMIVVAIIGILAAVALPQYQTYVAKSQVTRVMGELSAIKGVVETCLMAGKTNPVGPGGSDVAPDCLIGFSGSSLLGQETAGTPIPTTAADGLGSALVTIAADESSVAGTFGNSASAVLTGDTLTWSRDANGTWTCATTADAQYAPPGCPGAAAAAAP from the coding sequence ATGAAAAAGTCTATGCAAAAGGGTTTTACCCTCATTGAATTGATGATCGTTGTTGCGATTATCGGTATTTTGGCTGCTGTAGCGCTGCCGCAATACCAAACTTACGTTGCTAAATCTCAGGTTACCCGTGTAATGGGCGAATTGAGTGCAATCAAAGGTGTAGTTGAGACTTGCTTGATGGCTGGTAAAACTAACCCTGTAGGTCCAGGTGGTTCAGATGTTGCTCCTGATTGTTTGATTGGTTTCAGTGGTAGCTCTTTGCTAGGGCAAGAAACTGCAGGCACCCCAATTCCCACAACAGCAGCTGATGGTTTAGGTAGTGCTCTGGTAACTATCGCAGCTGATGAATCATCTGTTGCGGGTACATTTGGTAATAGCGCTTCTGCCGTTTTAACAGGCGATACTTTGACATGGAGCCGCGATGCAAATGGTACTTGGACTTGTGCAACTACTGCTGACGCACAATACGCACCACCAGGTTGTCCAGGTGCTGCAGCGGCTGCCGCGCCATAA
- a CDS encoding serine hydrolase: MKSKLIKYLVTAFLIAVSFWFYFQLSTYPYKVARWYQPLEAKFVLTFATQCSPDAGWLGLFIDHAVTNQGAYSAQVTFLDSDKQAYSCESGYKKAFMSEPVTSNNRYRYASTSKLITTSAILKLLSEHQIDLDKKVVSFFPELTEFSDVRIEQITIAHLLNHRAGFNRLTLAGDPMFLLRNKPWCPNDVSELRRLRLAFNPGEQQIYSNLGYCLLGEIIHRVTGEDYRSYVEKAFTLNERNIKFINNYYYDDEVRYDYRYEETYNDSYLGLFDFEAVSAAAGLSGSATALAGLLWDIQHRQSSSPFELKAPNGECNLLKVDECLVLGVRHYQPGKEGIMLHYHEGYLPGSASVAVVDSYGGVTVLLKSGANRYQENPDNEWVRWIYKRLTLYYLLQGKLPVLNVIAPNH; encoded by the coding sequence ATGAAATCAAAGTTGATTAAATACCTTGTTACGGCATTTCTGATTGCGGTTTCCTTCTGGTTTTATTTCCAGCTCTCTACCTACCCCTATAAAGTGGCTCGTTGGTATCAACCGCTTGAAGCCAAATTTGTTTTAACATTTGCTACACAATGTTCTCCTGATGCGGGTTGGTTGGGATTGTTTATTGATCATGCCGTTACCAACCAAGGGGCTTATTCTGCACAGGTCACGTTTTTAGATTCTGATAAGCAAGCATATAGCTGTGAGTCTGGTTATAAAAAAGCGTTTATGAGTGAGCCGGTGACATCTAATAATCGCTACCGTTATGCAAGCACCAGCAAGCTGATTACTACATCTGCTATTTTGAAATTGTTGAGTGAGCATCAGATAGATCTTGATAAAAAAGTAGTGAGCTTTTTTCCTGAGCTAACAGAATTTAGTGATGTTCGTATTGAGCAGATAACGATTGCTCATTTACTTAATCATCGTGCAGGGTTTAATCGCCTCACATTGGCGGGCGACCCTATGTTTTTACTGCGTAATAAACCTTGGTGTCCGAATGACGTAAGTGAGTTACGTAGATTAAGGCTGGCGTTTAATCCAGGTGAGCAGCAAATTTACTCCAATCTTGGATATTGCTTATTGGGTGAAATTATTCACCGTGTTACAGGCGAGGATTATCGTAGCTATGTTGAGAAAGCGTTTACATTAAATGAACGAAATATCAAATTTATAAATAACTACTACTACGATGATGAGGTCAGGTACGACTACCGTTACGAGGAGACCTATAACGATTCCTATCTGGGGCTGTTTGATTTTGAAGCAGTGTCTGCCGCAGCAGGCCTTTCAGGTTCTGCTACCGCTTTAGCCGGGTTGTTATGGGATATTCAGCATAGGCAATCATCGTCACCCTTTGAATTAAAAGCTCCTAATGGAGAATGCAACTTACTAAAAGTAGATGAATGCCTTGTATTAGGCGTGCGCCATTACCAGCCTGGAAAAGAAGGGATAATGCTCCATTATCATGAGGGTTATTTACCGGGTTCTGCGTCTGTCGCGGTTGTCGATAGTTACGGTGGTGTAACTGTTTTGCTTAAAAGTGGTGCCAATCGATATCAAGAAAACCCCGATAATGAGTGGGTTCGTTGGATTTACAAACGATTAACACTTTACTACTTATTACAAGGCAAGTTGCCGGTGTTGAACGTGATAGCTCCTAATCATTAA
- the tfpZ gene encoding TfpX/TfpZ family type IV pilin accessory protein → MKFRFFCFTSHLLISFVIALLTIFVVFWVWYPSPLDKALGVADIFLLLLCIDVIIGPLLTLIVAKQGKKTLKMDLSIIGALQIAALSYGLYIVAQGRPVWLVYDNNRFEVVQAYEAVTNPQSSRGDFPLSLTGPIWGAVIEPVPATVARRDAFYQAAFLQKYELVANKSGSNAMPIEVLKRFNDADKVEQEASKYPTANSYIPMIGKQKPMVVFVDKTTGEVIAIVDLAPW, encoded by the coding sequence ATGAAATTTCGTTTTTTTTGTTTTACTTCCCACTTGTTGATTTCATTTGTTATTGCACTCCTCACAATTTTCGTTGTGTTTTGGGTGTGGTATCCCTCACCACTTGATAAGGCATTGGGAGTGGCCGATATTTTTTTATTGTTGTTATGCATCGATGTGATTATTGGCCCGTTACTGACATTAATTGTTGCTAAGCAAGGCAAAAAGACGTTGAAAATGGATTTGTCTATTATCGGTGCTTTGCAAATTGCTGCACTGAGTTATGGTTTATATATTGTTGCGCAAGGCAGACCGGTCTGGTTGGTTTATGACAATAATCGTTTTGAAGTTGTGCAAGCCTATGAGGCGGTAACTAACCCACAATCTTCACGGGGTGATTTTCCGTTGTCTTTGACTGGCCCTATATGGGGTGCAGTAATTGAGCCTGTACCTGCCACTGTTGCAAGACGAGATGCATTTTATCAAGCCGCATTTTTGCAAAAATATGAGTTGGTCGCTAATAAAAGTGGCTCCAATGCCATGCCGATCGAAGTACTTAAACGCTTTAACGATGCAGATAAAGTCGAGCAAGAGGCTAGCAAGTATCCAACTGCGAATAGTTATATCCCCATGATAGGCAAACAAAAACCCATGGTTGTGTTTGTTGATAAAACAACAGGCGAAGTCATTGCGATTGTTGATCTCGCTCCATGGTAA
- a CDS encoding pilin — protein sequence MKFFSGHEQMKKFSSEGFTLIELMIVVAIIGILAAVALPAYQNHVAKSQATRVMTETGGLRALIENCVNGGRTTIGSGLGECDPSASGSSLIDGASQTAVVLAPGLGVPQVTFGAGGIVTVEATFSGQAHPVFASKTLTWQRSANGSWTCSTTIEEQYRPAGCN from the coding sequence ATGAAATTTTTCTCTGGGCATGAGCAAATGAAAAAATTTTCGTCAGAGGGTTTTACATTAATTGAGTTAATGATTGTAGTTGCAATCATCGGAATTCTTGCGGCTGTAGCTCTGCCTGCTTATCAAAACCATGTTGCTAAATCGCAAGCAACGCGAGTTATGACAGAGACGGGTGGTTTGCGCGCTTTGATTGAAAACTGTGTGAATGGTGGCCGCACAACAATTGGTTCTGGATTGGGTGAGTGTGATCCTAGCGCATCTGGCTCATCACTAATTGATGGTGCTTCCCAGACCGCTGTTGTACTCGCACCTGGTTTGGGAGTGCCACAAGTAACCTTTGGTGCAGGCGGCATTGTTACTGTTGAAGCGACTTTTAGCGGCCAGGCTCATCCGGTTTTTGCATCAAAAACGTTAACCTGGCAGCGTAGCGCAAATGGTTCGTGGACTTGTTCTACAACAATAGAAGAGCAATACCGTCCTGCTGGATGTAACTAA
- the nadC gene encoding carboxylating nicotinate-nucleotide diphosphorylase, which yields MNSFYSKNLPTLAADITNSVKIALTEDIGNGDITAQLIPAQQTAQAHIITREDCIFCGKAWVEEVFRQLDPQVEVIWHIEDGQAASANSTLFTLKGNARSLLTGERAALNFVQTLSGTATISHQYAQKVAHTQVKLLDTRKTIPGLRTAQKYAVACGGCHNHRIGLYDAFLIKENHIAACGSIANAIATAHKIAPDKPVEVEVETFEELDQALTAGADIIMLDNFSITDMKKAVAINAGKAKLEASGNINESTLVPTAETGVDFISIGGLTKHCKAVDLSMRVSS from the coding sequence ATGAACTCTTTTTATAGCAAAAACTTGCCAACACTCGCCGCCGATATAACGAATAGCGTGAAAATTGCGCTGACAGAAGACATCGGAAACGGCGATATCACCGCCCAGTTGATTCCTGCACAGCAAACTGCGCAAGCTCATATCATCACCCGTGAAGATTGTATTTTTTGTGGCAAAGCTTGGGTAGAAGAAGTGTTCCGCCAGTTAGATCCGCAAGTCGAGGTTATCTGGCACATAGAAGATGGGCAGGCAGCAAGCGCAAATAGCACGCTCTTCACGCTCAAGGGGAATGCCCGCAGTCTGCTGACAGGTGAGCGTGCGGCACTGAATTTTGTACAGACCCTCTCCGGTACCGCCACTATCAGCCATCAGTACGCACAGAAAGTAGCCCATACCCAGGTCAAACTATTGGACACCCGCAAAACCATCCCCGGCCTGCGCACCGCGCAAAAATATGCCGTTGCTTGCGGTGGCTGCCATAACCACCGGATCGGTTTGTATGATGCATTCTTGATAAAAGAAAATCACATTGCCGCCTGCGGAAGTATTGCCAATGCTATTGCCACCGCACATAAAATTGCCCCCGACAAACCTGTCGAGGTGGAAGTAGAAACGTTTGAAGAGTTGGACCAAGCACTAACCGCAGGTGCAGACATCATCATGCTCGATAATTTTTCTATCACCGATATGAAAAAAGCGGTAGCCATCAATGCCGGAAAAGCGAAGCTGGAAGCATCAGGTAATATCAACGAATCCACACTGGTTCCTACTGCGGAAACCGGTGTGGATTTTATTTCTATTGGCGGATTGACGAAGCATTGCAAAGCGGTGGATTTGTCAATGAGGGTGAGCAGTTAG
- a CDS encoding DUF1631 domain-containing protein, whose protein sequence is MSEHMKSDPKKVVQLNVERNSTANSQVALARLPAAMHTLRDKARQQLQLFLRELFDKVDDAMFELADKANNNHDQNIFFDSMREVRIRRRAMETAFFRSIDIRFAQLLDPSAYRDESPSGEKSISLDDLSLVKNDELEEMVAVDGMINKANEQFAEAIQHLTLRIDHLVPTKVYQKNNPLGVDVICNAFTDSTKTLNVDVKAKLVLFKLFDNIVMTKLGKLFAALNQTLVDANILPSLKEDIRPKKSSPTSASADQFGQGISANFNVGGSVSAETGGLVQSYDEQTNQVLHQLRNLLGSNRSSAPVQLPGEEVTTKDLIKILSLAQQQNTLSAPAAPVNLRNLLGDLLRSETQTAAAINQVDDDVINLVSMMFEFILDDRNLAAPMKALIGRLQIPMVKVAIADKTFFSKGGHPARRLLNEMAMACLGWQESSEENQRKDSLFNKMEETVRTVLTDFDTDMSIFERLLVDFRSFLDKEKRRAQILEQRTIDAEDGKAKSERARAQVDAELNRICAGKDLPLAVTKLLREAWANVMFITSLKQGVDSDEWRNASATAQQLVWSVVAPMDKDNRQRLLKLVPELLQKLRTGLESISFSPFETTNLFKQLETVHLARLRGDQKPVAEAATSSAAALEAKATEMAAKNADMKAAMLEAQRKAQQAASAAVQPSIAQPSIAQQAENQTEQRAQAVTGDAAAEVSEPIFTVVAESAGVVNETEAAVVEIPAANEVSVANEELVVSEDTSVATQPIGISESTVDENISANTHETAISESIQVDPQHLALVSNITQGTWFEMQGDAGEKYRCRLAAIIRSVGKYIFVNRSGMKVAEESRESLALALQTKRLTILDDGMLFDRALEAVIGTLRDQRNLS, encoded by the coding sequence ATGTCCGAGCATATGAAATCTGACCCCAAAAAGGTTGTTCAACTTAATGTCGAGCGGAATTCAACCGCTAACTCCCAAGTGGCGCTCGCACGCTTACCTGCTGCTATGCACACGTTGCGCGACAAAGCGCGGCAGCAGTTACAGCTTTTCCTGCGTGAGTTGTTCGATAAAGTAGATGATGCCATGTTTGAATTGGCAGACAAAGCGAACAATAACCACGACCAGAACATCTTTTTTGATTCCATGCGCGAAGTGCGCATCCGTCGCCGTGCGATGGAAACAGCATTTTTCCGCAGTATTGATATTCGCTTCGCCCAGCTGCTTGATCCTTCAGCCTATCGCGATGAAAGCCCATCAGGTGAAAAAAGCATCTCTCTGGATGATTTGTCGCTGGTAAAAAATGATGAATTGGAAGAAATGGTTGCTGTTGATGGCATGATCAACAAAGCAAACGAGCAATTTGCCGAAGCCATCCAGCATTTGACCTTGCGTATTGATCATTTGGTGCCAACCAAGGTTTATCAAAAAAATAATCCGCTAGGTGTTGATGTTATTTGTAATGCATTTACTGACTCGACAAAAACACTGAATGTTGATGTGAAAGCCAAGTTGGTATTGTTCAAATTGTTCGACAATATTGTCATGACCAAGCTTGGCAAGTTGTTTGCCGCACTGAATCAAACATTAGTTGATGCGAATATTTTGCCATCGCTTAAAGAAGATATTCGCCCTAAAAAATCATCCCCAACTTCCGCAAGTGCTGACCAATTTGGTCAAGGTATCAGTGCTAATTTTAATGTGGGGGGATCCGTCAGTGCTGAAACAGGCGGGCTCGTTCAAAGTTATGATGAACAAACCAATCAGGTATTGCATCAATTGCGTAACCTGTTGGGCTCCAACCGTAGTAGCGCACCCGTGCAATTACCCGGTGAAGAAGTTACTACAAAAGATTTAATTAAAATCCTTTCTCTTGCCCAACAGCAAAATACACTCAGTGCGCCTGCTGCGCCCGTTAATTTGCGCAATTTGCTCGGCGACTTGTTGCGCAGTGAAACCCAAACAGCAGCCGCTATTAATCAGGTCGATGATGATGTCATCAACCTTGTTAGCATGATGTTTGAGTTCATTCTGGATGACCGTAACCTTGCCGCACCGATGAAAGCGTTGATTGGCCGTTTGCAAATTCCTATGGTTAAAGTGGCAATTGCTGATAAGACTTTTTTCAGCAAAGGTGGACATCCTGCTCGCCGCTTATTAAATGAAATGGCGATGGCTTGTTTGGGGTGGCAAGAATCCAGCGAGGAAAACCAACGTAAAGACAGCCTCTTCAACAAAATGGAAGAAACTGTTCGTACAGTGCTCACTGATTTTGATACAGACATGAGCATTTTCGAGCGGTTGTTGGTAGATTTCCGCTCATTCCTTGATAAAGAAAAACGCCGTGCACAAATTCTTGAGCAGCGCACTATTGATGCTGAAGATGGCAAAGCAAAATCCGAACGCGCGCGTGCACAAGTCGATGCAGAATTAAATCGTATTTGCGCGGGTAAAGACTTGCCTTTGGCGGTAACAAAATTACTGCGCGAGGCATGGGCCAACGTGATGTTTATCACTTCGCTCAAACAAGGGGTGGATAGTGATGAGTGGCGTAATGCCTCTGCAACGGCACAGCAATTGGTGTGGAGTGTCGTTGCCCCTATGGATAAAGACAACCGCCAGCGCCTATTAAAGCTAGTGCCTGAGTTGTTACAAAAATTGCGCACTGGTTTGGAAAGTATTTCGTTTAGCCCATTTGAAACCACCAATCTGTTTAAACAATTGGAAACTGTGCATTTGGCGCGTTTACGCGGTGATCAAAAACCCGTAGCAGAAGCAGCGACATCTTCCGCTGCCGCATTGGAAGCAAAAGCCACTGAAATGGCTGCCAAAAATGCGGATATGAAAGCGGCTATGCTAGAGGCACAGCGCAAAGCACAGCAGGCGGCGAGCGCAGCAGTTCAACCGTCAATTGCTCAGCCCTCAATCGCCCAACAAGCCGAAAATCAAACGGAGCAACGCGCACAGGCGGTAACAGGTGATGCTGCGGCGGAGGTATCAGAACCGATTTTCACCGTCGTTGCAGAATCTGCTGGTGTAGTGAATGAAACAGAAGCGGCGGTAGTTGAAATACCGGCAGCTAATGAAGTTTCAGTCGCAAATGAAGAACTTGTAGTAAGTGAAGATACAAGTGTTGCTACTCAGCCCATCGGTATTTCAGAATCAACAGTGGATGAAAATATTTCTGCTAATACTCATGAGACTGCCATCAGCGAAAGCATTCAGGTGGATCCACAGCATCTTGCATTGGTGAGCAATATTACCCAAGGTACATGGTTTGAAATGCAAGGCGATGCAGGTGAAAAATACCGCTGTCGATTGGCTGCCATTATCCGCTCTGTTGGAAAATACATTTTCGTCAACCGTTCGGGTATGAAAGTCGCCGAAGAGAGTCGTGAAAGTCTGGCACTTGCACTGCAAACCAAGCGCCTGACTATTTTGGATGATGGTATGTTGTTTGATCGTGCACTGGAGGCTGTTATCGGCACTTTGCGTGATCAGCGTAATTTGAGTTAG